One Candidatus Paceibacterota bacterium genomic window carries:
- the frr gene encoding ribosome recycling factor, with translation MPYDFTKFKKKAVDTEEWFKNEIFLIRTGRATPALIENVKVDYYGAKNPLKGVASIAVEDARTLLVKPWDSDSVLPVEQAIRASGLGAQAITEKGTIRVIFPDLTAERRTALLKLVSEKLEEARISMRRERDDVLKDIKEKEKEKEFSEDDKFRFKDELQKIFDECSERLEEMAEKKKDEIKN, from the coding sequence ATGCCTTACGATTTCACAAAATTTAAAAAGAAAGCGGTGGATACAGAGGAGTGGTTTAAGAATGAAATTTTTCTTATACGTACCGGCCGCGCCACCCCCGCGTTGATAGAAAACGTGAAAGTTGATTATTATGGCGCTAAAAATCCGCTGAAGGGAGTTGCTTCCATAGCGGTTGAGGACGCCAGGACTTTGCTTGTAAAGCCGTGGGACAGCGATTCTGTTTTACCGGTTGAACAAGCGATAAGAGCTTCCGGTTTGGGAGCTCAGGCTATTACCGAAAAAGGAACGATCCGAGTCATTTTTCCCGATCTTACCGCGGAAAGAAGAACAGCTCTCTTGAAACTTGTTTCGGAAAAACTTGAGGAAGCGAGAATTTCGATGAGAAGGGAAAGGGACGATGTTTTAAAAGACATAAAAGAGAAAGAAAAAGAGAAAGAATTTAGCGAAGACGATAAGTTTCGTTTTAAAGACGAACTCCAAAAAATATTTGACGAGTGTTCCGAAAGACTTGAAGAGATGGCGGAAAAAAAGAAAGATGAAATAAAAAATTAA
- a CDS encoding His/Gly/Thr/Pro-type tRNA ligase C-terminal domain-containing protein has protein sequence MKLSQLFTKALKEAPSDETAVNARLLIRAGFVSKVSAGVYEFLPLGLRVLNKINKIIREEIDAIGGQELLMSVFQDKETWEASGRWKEAKEVMYQFKDGSGKEYGLGFTHEEPITLTARKFIQSYKDLPKAVYQIQTKFRNEARAKSGLLRGREFLMKDLYSFHADEKELDEYYEKAAAAYEKIFERVGVKAIRTFASGGLFSKYSDEFQVLADVGEDTIYVNEKEGRAVNKEVYNEETLKDLGWEEGKLLEKQAIEVGNIFKLGTKFSEPLKLFYSDENGAKKPVIMASYGIGPSRLVATVVEVSHDEKGIIWPESVAPFKAIIVEINPDSEEKIRKAAEKIYEDLQKKGIEVLYDDRKDKSPGEKFSDADLFGIPWRIVVSEKTEKTGKAEIKKRNEKEAKMINKEELFAWE, from the coding sequence ATGAAATTATCTCAACTTTTCACCAAAGCATTGAAAGAAGCGCCTTCGGACGAGACAGCGGTAAATGCCCGGCTTTTAATCAGGGCGGGTTTTGTTTCAAAAGTGTCCGCGGGAGTTTACGAATTTTTGCCTTTGGGATTGCGTGTTCTAAATAAGATTAACAAGATAATTCGTGAAGAAATTGACGCCATAGGCGGACAAGAACTTTTAATGTCTGTATTTCAGGACAAAGAAACATGGGAAGCTTCGGGAAGATGGAAAGAAGCGAAAGAAGTGATGTACCAATTTAAAGATGGAAGCGGAAAAGAATACGGGCTCGGTTTTACTCACGAAGAACCGATAACGCTTACGGCGAGAAAATTCATTCAATCGTATAAAGATTTGCCTAAGGCTGTTTATCAGATACAGACAAAATTCAGAAACGAAGCGCGCGCTAAATCCGGGCTTTTGCGAGGCAGAGAATTTTTAATGAAAGATTTATACAGCTTTCATGCCGATGAAAAAGAATTGGACGAATATTATGAAAAAGCGGCCGCGGCGTATGAAAAAATTTTTGAACGCGTCGGCGTTAAAGCGATAAGAACATTCGCTTCAGGAGGACTTTTTTCAAAATATTCCGATGAATTTCAGGTTTTGGCGGATGTGGGCGAAGACACAATTTATGTAAACGAGAAAGAAGGAAGAGCTGTAAATAAAGAAGTCTATAACGAGGAAACACTTAAAGATCTGGGCTGGGAGGAAGGAAAGCTTTTGGAAAAACAGGCGATTGAGGTAGGAAATATTTTTAAGCTTGGAACTAAGTTTTCCGAGCCTTTAAAGCTTTTTTACTCCGATGAAAACGGGGCGAAAAAGCCTGTCATCATGGCTTCTTACGGTATCGGACCAAGCCGGCTCGTTGCCACCGTTGTGGAAGTGTCCCATGACGAAAAAGGCATAATCTGGCCGGAATCCGTGGCGCCGTTTAAGGCCATTATTGTCGAGATAAATCCCGATTCTGAAGAAAAAATCCGAAAAGCGGCTGAAAAAATTTACGAGGATTTACAGAAAAAAGGCATTGAAGTACTATATGATGACAGAAAAGACAAAAGCCCCGGAGAAAAATTTTCAGATGCCGATTTATTCGGTATTCCGTGGAGGATAGTAGTGAGTGAAAAAACGGAAAAAACGGGGAAGGCGGAGATAAAAAAGAGAAATGAAAAAGAAGCGAAAATGATAAATAAAGAAGAATTGTTCGCTTGGGAGTAA
- a CDS encoding site-2 protease family protein: MEIILFIAALAILVLSHELGHFLFARIFGAKVEEFGFGFPPRLFGFKKGETVYSVNAVPLGGFVKILGEDSSAKEPGSFGARPVYAKAAILAAGVFFNLLLAWMLFSAVNAAGAPTIVEDGTPGSSITVLEVQKGTPAEKAGIAPGDSLLNFYYEGRLFKPQRISEVQNFIADHKGEEIGVEYARGNEIYKVFAVPDQNPEGGRGALGIAMGNIAIVPMPFYKAMSEGFKETVFIISATAKALGSMVLQLVKGEGAEVQVMGPVGIAGLVGAASQTGFAYLLQLLGLLSINLAIINFVPFPALDGGRLLFLVIETIKRSPIPQKVVSVSNGLGFAILIGLMVLVTYRDIAQLF, from the coding sequence ATGGAAATTATATTATTTATAGCCGCTTTGGCGATATTGGTTTTGTCCCATGAACTGGGACATTTCCTTTTTGCAAGAATTTTCGGCGCTAAAGTCGAGGAGTTCGGGTTTGGTTTTCCTCCTCGCCTTTTCGGTTTTAAAAAAGGAGAAACGGTTTATTCGGTAAATGCCGTTCCTTTGGGAGGTTTCGTAAAAATTTTAGGCGAGGATTCTTCCGCCAAAGAGCCCGGAAGTTTTGGCGCGAGACCTGTGTACGCCAAAGCGGCGATTTTAGCCGCCGGAGTTTTTTTCAATCTGCTTTTGGCTTGGATGCTTTTTTCCGCCGTAAACGCCGCCGGCGCGCCGACGATTGTTGAAGACGGAACACCGGGAAGCAGCATAACTGTTCTGGAAGTTCAAAAAGGAACGCCGGCTGAAAAAGCGGGCATCGCGCCCGGCGACAGTTTATTGAATTTTTATTACGAAGGCAGACTTTTTAAACCGCAAAGAATTTCGGAAGTTCAAAATTTTATCGCGGACCATAAAGGCGAGGAAATAGGAGTGGAATACGCCAGGGGAAATGAAATTTACAAAGTTTTTGCCGTTCCGGATCAAAATCCGGAAGGCGGCCGCGGCGCTTTGGGAATAGCGATGGGGAATATAGCGATAGTTCCAATGCCTTTTTACAAGGCGATGTCGGAAGGTTTTAAGGAAACTGTTTTTATTATTTCCGCCACGGCTAAAGCTCTAGGAAGTATGGTTTTGCAGCTTGTAAAAGGAGAGGGGGCGGAAGTTCAGGTTATGGGGCCTGTCGGTATAGCAGGTTTGGTGGGCGCGGCTTCTCAAACAGGATTTGCATATCTTCTTCAGCTTTTAGGACTTCTTTCAATAAATCTCGCTATAATAAATTTTGTGCCGTTTCCTGCGCTCGACGGAGGCAGATTGCTTTTTTTGGTGATAGAAACAATAAAACGTTCTCCTATCCCGCAAAAAGTTGTTTCCGTTTCAAACGGGCTCGGTTTCGCGATTCTTATCGGGCTTATGGTTTTGGTTACTTACCGCGATATCGCGCAATTATTTTAG
- the priA gene encoding primosomal protein N', translating to MSLNLVKIVPITKGAAKELFYFSQKDIKKGSIVSAEIRKKETPCLVLSSESIKDAKSRIKNYSYPLKKISSVKADGFFTEEFIEAAKDTADYFLSAAGNVVKELCPQAILENPPAVKDAFLQESLLKKRLRSKELPGLLSLQSPLPNRIIFYKNLIRSEFARGNSIFLCLPTSAEAMRLFKEIEKGIEQFSFIFTAKTLKRDLKKNWAKVMEESHPVFITATPLFLSVARKDIKTFIIENEGSFAYKKPRRPFLNFKKAAENLARRNEAKIIFADEIPSAEIHYKIFAGKITAAAPVQEKITSTAEQTLVDAKKQKTVLSEKIIKMVEEASTNNQKTILFINRRGFGLQTICEDCGKIMVCPRCETPLTLHKTSGNEFLCHKCFNKTPVFERCPDCGSWRMKTLGWGIQAAEEELKEKFHNLKILRLDADSAKTKKQGREIMKKYEDSPSAVLIATEMLFSFWGEETDNIGIVSVDSMLSLPDFRINERIFRLLFLLKTRARKTFIIQTRMPENPIFENVIKGDASGFYRFELDSRKNFGYPPFKTLIKIILEGRDKNTAQKEITSLEKKLEDYNPTSFSAFTPKIKNFYRFFTLLKIEPGKWPDQEQKLFEILSSLPREWKIDVDPESLL from the coding sequence ATGAGCTTAAACCTGGTTAAAATTGTGCCAATCACAAAAGGCGCAGCCAAAGAACTTTTTTACTTTTCACAAAAAGACATAAAAAAAGGCTCGATAGTTTCCGCCGAAATAAGAAAAAAAGAAACTCCTTGCCTTGTTCTCTCTTCCGAAAGCATAAAAGACGCCAAGTCCAGAATAAAAAATTATTCTTATCCCCTAAAAAAGATTTCATCAGTAAAAGCTGATGGTTTTTTTACCGAAGAATTTATTGAAGCGGCAAAGGACACGGCCGATTATTTTCTCTCTGCCGCGGGCAATGTTGTAAAAGAACTTTGTCCGCAGGCTATTCTTGAAAATCCGCCGGCGGTAAAAGATGCCTTTTTGCAGGAATCGCTTCTAAAAAAAAGATTGCGCTCAAAAGAATTGCCCGGACTTTTATCGCTTCAGTCACCTCTTCCGAATAGAATAATTTTCTATAAAAACCTGATAAGGTCTGAATTCGCCAGAGGAAATTCAATATTTTTATGCCTCCCCACTTCCGCCGAGGCAATGCGTTTGTTTAAAGAAATTGAAAAAGGAATAGAACAGTTTTCATTCATCTTCACGGCAAAGACTTTAAAAAGGGACCTGAAAAAAAACTGGGCTAAAGTTATGGAAGAATCTCACCCTGTATTTATCACGGCAACCCCGCTTTTCCTTTCTGTTGCCAGAAAAGATATAAAAACTTTCATAATAGAAAACGAGGGTTCTTTCGCGTATAAAAAACCGCGAAGGCCTTTTTTAAATTTCAAAAAAGCAGCGGAAAATCTGGCGCGGCGGAACGAAGCGAAAATAATTTTTGCCGACGAGATACCCAGCGCGGAAATTCATTATAAAATCTTCGCGGGAAAAATTACGGCGGCAGCTCCGGTTCAAGAAAAAATAACATCCACCGCCGAGCAAACGCTTGTTGACGCTAAAAAACAGAAAACCGTCCTGAGCGAAAAGATAATAAAAATGGTTGAAGAAGCGTCAACAAATAATCAAAAAACCATACTTTTCATAAACAGGCGAGGTTTCGGATTGCAGACGATATGTGAAGACTGCGGAAAAATAATGGTCTGCCCAAGATGCGAAACGCCGCTTACCCTTCATAAAACTTCGGGGAATGAATTCTTGTGCCACAAATGCTTCAACAAAACTCCCGTCTTTGAAAGATGCCCTGACTGCGGAAGCTGGAGAATGAAAACTTTAGGCTGGGGCATACAGGCGGCGGAAGAAGAACTAAAAGAAAAATTCCATAATTTAAAAATTTTGAGGCTGGACGCCGATTCGGCAAAAACAAAAAAACAGGGTCGGGAAATTATGAAAAAATACGAAGATTCGCCCTCCGCGGTCTTAATAGCCACGGAAATGCTTTTCTCTTTCTGGGGCGAGGAAACGGACAATATCGGAATCGTATCCGTTGACAGCATGCTTTCTTTGCCGGATTTCAGGATAAACGAAAGAATTTTCCGGCTTCTATTCCTCTTGAAAACCCGCGCCAGAAAAACTTTTATTATCCAGACAAGGATGCCGGAAAATCCGATTTTTGAAAACGTTATAAAAGGAGACGCTTCCGGCTTTTATCGTTTTGAGCTGGATTCGCGAAAAAATTTTGGATACCCGCCGTTCAAAACTCTTATAAAAATAATTCTTGAAGGCAGAGACAAAAACACGGCGCAGAAAGAAATAACCTCTCTTGAAAAGAAACTGGAAGATTACAATCCGACAAGCTTTTCCGCGTTTACACCGAAAATAAAAAACTTCTACCGGTTTTTCACGCTTCTTAAAATAGAGCCGGGCAAGTGGCCCGACCAAGAGCAAAAACTTTTTGAAATTCTGTCTTCTCTGCCCCGAGAATGGAAAATAGACGTCGACCCGGAAAGTTTGCTGTAA
- a CDS encoding NUDIX domain-containing protein, with protein MEIKLFAATKAFIIYNGKVLLLKESAKYKDGANAGKFDVAGGRVKPGKRFDENLIREIKEETGLSVRIGRPFFVNEWRPVVREEQWQIIGTFFECFAGSDKVILSEDHEEYIWIDPKEYKKYGLIDDLVLAFENYLGK; from the coding sequence ATGGAAATTAAATTATTTGCCGCTACAAAAGCCTTTATTATTTATAACGGGAAGGTGTTATTGCTAAAAGAATCCGCAAAATACAAGGACGGGGCAAATGCGGGAAAATTTGACGTGGCAGGCGGCCGGGTTAAGCCAGGAAAAAGATTTGACGAAAATTTAATCCGTGAAATTAAGGAAGAGACGGGACTTAGCGTTAGAATTGGCCGACCATTTTTTGTTAATGAATGGAGGCCTGTTGTAAGGGAAGAGCAGTGGCAAATTATCGGGACTTTTTTTGAATGTTTTGCCGGCTCGGACAAGGTAATATTAAGCGAAGACCATGAAGAATATATTTGGATTGACCCGAAAGAATATAAAAAATACGGGCTTATTGATGATTTAGTCTTGGCTTTTGAAAATTATCTTGGTAAATAA
- the def gene encoding peptide deformylase translates to MEETGNEKIKIYQKGEKVLREKAKNVPVSEIKSKKIKAILKKMAEAVAENEEAVAVAAPQIGESRRIFLISKWALNSEKEKKEFEGQNIVFINPKIIKESQKKKSVPESCLSAPNLMGVVDRAEKIKVEAYDENGEKFERGASGFFAQAIQHEIDHLDGVLFIDKAENLQKYKK, encoded by the coding sequence ATGGAAGAAACAGGAAACGAAAAAATCAAAATCTATCAAAAAGGCGAAAAAGTGCTCCGTGAAAAAGCGAAGAATGTTCCTGTTTCCGAGATAAAAAGCAAAAAAATTAAAGCTATACTAAAAAAGATGGCTGAAGCCGTTGCCGAAAACGAAGAAGCTGTTGCTGTTGCCGCTCCTCAGATAGGAGAAAGCCGGCGTATTTTTCTTATCTCGAAATGGGCGCTTAATTCGGAAAAAGAGAAAAAAGAATTTGAAGGACAAAACATAGTCTTCATAAACCCGAAAATAATCAAAGAGTCCCAAAAGAAAAAATCTGTTCCTGAATCCTGTCTCAGCGCCCCGAATCTTATGGGGGTTGTGGACCGCGCCGAAAAGATAAAAGTGGAAGCGTATGACGAAAACGGGGAAAAATTTGAACGCGGAGCTTCCGGCTTTTTTGCCCAGGCGATTCAGCATGAAATAGACCACTTGGACGGCGTGCTTTTTATAGATAAAGCCGAGAACCTGCAAAAATATAAAAAATAA
- a CDS encoding rod shape-determining protein: MFFARKLGIDLGTANTLVFVYGKGIVLNEPSVVAISVPDNKILAVGDDAKDMVGKTPDTIMTYRPLKDGVIADYRATEAMLKYYIGKSIGKFNIFKPEVMISVPAGITSTEKRAVVEAAVKAGARSAYVVKEPILAAIGAGVPIHEACGHMIVDIGGGTTDAAVISLGGIVFSTSVKVAGNKLDQAIINYVKKAFNLAIGEKTAEEIKIAVGSAVMVDDELKCTVKGRDFLTGLPRSAEVSTNEVVKAIEFELKEIIKAIKHVLQETPPELSSDIIDLGILMSGGVSLLRNIDELVFRSTGVRAEVAEDSLLCVAKGTGVALEHLDAYKRSIVAKR; encoded by the coding sequence ATGTTTTTTGCCAGAAAACTTGGAATAGATTTGGGGACAGCGAATACTTTGGTTTTTGTGTATGGCAAAGGCATTGTTTTAAACGAACCGTCCGTTGTCGCCATATCCGTTCCTGACAATAAAATTCTTGCCGTAGGCGATGACGCCAAAGACATGGTCGGGAAAACTCCCGATACGATAATGACTTATCGTCCGCTTAAAGACGGGGTTATCGCCGATTATCGCGCGACAGAAGCGATGCTTAAATATTATATCGGAAAATCCATCGGGAAATTTAACATTTTTAAACCGGAAGTAATGATATCCGTTCCTGCCGGAATAACGTCAACCGAAAAAAGGGCGGTAGTCGAGGCGGCGGTAAAAGCAGGGGCGCGTTCGGCTTATGTAGTGAAAGAACCGATACTCGCTGCCATTGGCGCCGGAGTTCCCATACACGAAGCTTGCGGTCATATGATAGTTGATATAGGAGGAGGGACTACCGATGCCGCCGTTATAAGCTTGGGCGGTATCGTTTTTTCCACTTCGGTAAAAGTTGCCGGCAATAAACTTGACCAAGCCATTATTAATTATGTTAAGAAAGCTTTTAATTTGGCTATAGGCGAAAAAACGGCCGAGGAGATAAAGATAGCGGTAGGTTCGGCTGTCATGGTTGACGACGAGCTTAAATGCACCGTTAAAGGAAGAGATTTTTTGACCGGTCTTCCTCGCAGCGCAGAAGTTTCCACGAATGAGGTTGTAAAAGCGATTGAGTTTGAACTTAAAGAAATAATAAAGGCGATAAAACATGTTCTTCAGGAAACTCCGCCGGAACTTTCTTCGGATATTATTGATTTGGGAATTTTGATGAGCGGAGGGGTTTCGCTTTTGAGAAATATCGACGAACTTGTTTTTCGTTCTACCGGGGTCAGGGCGGAGGTTGCCGAAGATTCTTTGCTTTGTGTCGCCAAAGGCACTGGCGTGGCTTTGGAGCATTTGGACGCGTACAAGAGAAGCATCGTGGCAAAAAGGTAA
- a CDS encoding rod shape-determining protein: MFNKFFGLFSHDIGIDLGTATTLVYVGGKGIVINQPSVVAINQKTGQVVAIGNEAKKMIGRTPGHIIAVKPLVEGVVSDFEITEEMISYFIKSVHKDSLKHFARPRVVVGVPSKITEVERRAVYDAAKGAGARKVYLVEEPLSAAIGIRLPIREPVGNMVIDIGGGTTDIVIISLGGIVVSKNLRIAGDRLNQDIINYARDEFKLLLGERTAEDIKIAIGSAIPLGETVEATVRGRDLITGLPKEAIITDGDVRDAISKSLSALSKAVKDVIELSPPELLSDIMHRGIYLVGGGAYLRGLPEFIEAEVKIPVHLAEDAVTAVVRGAGIILEDIESMKDIFIDQDEENVSPPSN, encoded by the coding sequence ATGTTCAACAAATTTTTCGGTTTATTTTCTCATGATATCGGCATAGATCTTGGTACAGCCACGACTCTTGTTTATGTGGGAGGCAAGGGAATAGTCATCAATCAGCCGTCCGTTGTCGCCATTAACCAAAAAACCGGACAGGTTGTGGCAATTGGAAATGAAGCGAAAAAAATGATTGGCCGAACGCCCGGACACATAATTGCCGTCAAGCCTCTTGTTGAAGGCGTTGTTTCCGATTTTGAAATAACCGAAGAAATGATTTCTTATTTTATTAAAAGCGTGCACAAAGATTCCCTTAAGCATTTTGCCAGACCCCGTGTTGTTGTCGGCGTTCCTTCCAAAATAACCGAAGTCGAAAGGCGCGCGGTGTATGACGCGGCAAAAGGCGCGGGCGCGCGCAAAGTCTATCTTGTTGAAGAACCATTATCGGCGGCAATCGGCATAAGGCTTCCCATAAGAGAACCGGTTGGAAATATGGTTATAGATATCGGCGGCGGAACAACGGATATCGTAATTATCTCGCTTGGCGGCATCGTTGTTTCAAAAAATTTAAGGATAGCAGGCGATAGATTAAATCAGGACATTATTAATTATGCCAGGGATGAATTTAAACTTCTTTTGGGAGAAAGAACCGCGGAGGATATAAAAATAGCCATAGGTTCGGCAATTCCTCTCGGAGAAACCGTCGAGGCTACAGTGAGGGGAAGGGATCTGATAACAGGTCTTCCAAAAGAAGCGATAATCACCGATGGCGATGTCCGTGACGCTATTTCAAAATCCCTTTCGGCTTTATCAAAAGCGGTAAAAGATGTGATTGAACTTTCTCCTCCGGAATTACTTTCCGATATAATGCATAGAGGAATATATCTTGTCGGCGGAGGCGCTTACTTGAGAGGGCTTCCGGAATTTATAGAAGCGGAAGTTAAAATTCCCGTTCATCTTGCCGAAGATGCCGTCACTGCGGTAGTGCGCGGCGCCGGAATAATTCTTGAAGATATCGAGTCCATGAAAGATATTTTTATAGACCAGGACGAAGAAAATGTATCTCCACCATCCAACTAA
- the murA gene encoding UDP-N-acetylglucosamine 1-carboxyvinyltransferase: protein MNSFLIKGLGKKKKLEGTLRVNGAKNAVLKAQAASVLFKEEVVLKNVPFIEDFLQMNCLLGSLGVEVFHEEGRTFRYKISSGIKPEMDLKIATLLRSSVVLTGPILAREGRVFFPHPGGCVIGKRPIDVFLDSFKEMGAGVIEETNFYRIEAKKLKGADIFFKLPSVTATETLMMAAVLAYGKTILRNVACEPEIAVLANFLNASGADIKGAGTNTIEINGRSGKLLEKGVFETPPDRVEAGSFAVIASILGKNLRISDCDPSHMRAELSALKETGVDIKIGKDYLLISAPKRLTAVDIKTHEYPGFSTDMQAPFSVLLTQAEGKSMVFETVFDGRLNYLNDLERMGAKIIICDPHRAIIEGPTKLRGRKMESPDLRAGLAFLTAALAAEGESEISNIYNIDRGYEKIEERLSNIGATIKRI from the coding sequence ATGAACTCTTTTTTGATTAAAGGGCTTGGAAAAAAGAAGAAACTTGAAGGAACTCTCCGCGTCAACGGAGCTAAAAATGCCGTCCTTAAGGCTCAAGCCGCGTCCGTTCTTTTTAAGGAAGAAGTTGTTTTAAAGAACGTTCCTTTTATAGAAGATTTTTTGCAGATGAATTGCCTGCTTGGCAGTTTGGGCGTTGAAGTCTTTCATGAAGAGGGCAGGACTTTTCGTTATAAAATTTCTTCCGGCATAAAGCCCGAAATGGATCTGAAAATCGCGACGCTTCTCCGTTCCTCTGTCGTATTAACCGGACCGATTCTGGCGCGCGAAGGCAGGGTTTTTTTCCCGCATCCCGGCGGGTGCGTTATCGGGAAGAGACCGATAGATGTTTTCTTGGACTCTTTCAAAGAGATGGGCGCTGGTGTCATTGAAGAAACAAATTTTTATCGGATAGAAGCTAAAAAATTAAAAGGCGCGGATATTTTTTTTAAGCTTCCCAGTGTTACGGCGACCGAAACTTTGATGATGGCCGCTGTTCTGGCTTACGGGAAGACAATTTTGAGAAACGTGGCGTGCGAACCGGAAATAGCGGTCCTCGCTAATTTTTTAAATGCCAGCGGCGCCGACATAAAAGGAGCGGGAACCAATACGATCGAAATAAACGGAAGATCGGGCAAACTTTTGGAAAAAGGAGTTTTTGAAACTCCGCCAGACAGGGTGGAGGCGGGCAGCTTTGCGGTTATCGCGTCAATTTTGGGAAAAAATTTAAGAATATCCGATTGCGACCCTTCTCACATGCGAGCCGAACTTTCCGCCTTAAAAGAAACAGGGGTTGATATTAAAATAGGCAAAGATTATCTTTTAATCAGCGCTCCGAAACGGCTTACGGCCGTTGATATAAAAACTCATGAATACCCTGGTTTTTCAACGGATATGCAAGCGCCTTTTTCCGTGCTTTTAACGCAAGCAGAAGGCAAAAGCATGGTTTTTGAAACGGTATTTGACGGCCGCCTGAATTATTTAAACGATTTGGAAAGAATGGGAGCGAAGATTATTATCTGCGACCCCCACAGGGCGATAATTGAAGGTCCGACAAAATTAAGGGGAAGAAAAATGGAAAGCCCTGATTTGAGAGCCGGGCTGGCTTTTCTTACCGCGGCGCTTGCCGCGGAAGGAGAATCGGAAATAAGCAATATCTATAATATAGACAGGGGATATGAAAAAATAGAGGAACGCCTTTCAAACATTGGCGCGACAATAAAACGCATTTAA